The following proteins come from a genomic window of Schistocerca gregaria isolate iqSchGreg1 chromosome X, iqSchGreg1.2, whole genome shotgun sequence:
- the LOC126297943 gene encoding uncharacterized protein LOC126297943, producing MDVGQQLVRSLNQWVKDSRGLLIANVFNEYISSVGKSVNDHFKNIQYRYKGNPIKRSINLAPTKARKSKTYLKIAQITLIYKIGDKSKIENYRPISIIPAFSKVVEKLIYTRLMTFLSDNLIFGNQSSFMKNKSTSVATPQLIDKIITAIENKEYVTGVFLDLEKASDCVNITIKLDNLWNLSIRETGHELIKSYMSNRKQFVLLKTNSGSFKSKITNIKYGGPQDIQYRSDNCTKILYADDTSIVCKHEDYDSLEVLFNSRAYRDSTVKSWLCYTSLSEMCSHQINFIIIIIIVIDIAEKLLDIMANYDGSVYDRPMSNEK from the exons atggATGTCGGGCAGCAACTAGTGCGAAGTTTAAACCAGTGGGTCAAAGATAGTCGTGGACTTCTA attgcaaatgtttttaatgagtacatttcttctgttggaaaatctgtcaatgaccattttaagaataTTCAGTATAGATATAAGGGCAATCCAATCAAACGAAGCATAAACTTGGCCCCAACCAAAGCAAGGAAATCAAAAACTTA tctaaagatagcacaaATAACCCTGATTTACAAGAtaggtgataaatctaaaattgaaaactaccgccccatctcaatcatacctgcattttctaaggtagttgagaaacTTATTTATACCagactaatgacattcctgagtgACAATTTAATATTTGGAAATCAGAGTagttttatgaaaaacaagtcaacttcagtagccacaccacaattaatagacaaaataattactgccatagagaacaaggagtatgtaactggagtgttccttgatctagaaaaggcttctgattgtgtcaacatcaccataaaACTTGACAATCTGTGGAACCTGAGTATTAGAGAGACTGGCCatgagttaataaaatcatatatgagcaatagaaaacaatttgtcttgcttaaaacaaacagtgggtctttcaaatctaaaattactaatatcaaatatggaggccctcaag ataTACAGTATCGTTCTGAtaattgtacaaaaatattgtatgcagatgatacatcaattgtgtgtaaacacgaagactatgacagtctggaggtgctgtTCAACAGT AGAGCATATAGAGACAGTACAGTTAAGAGTTGGCTGTGTTATACTTCATTAAGTGAAATGTGTAGTCACCAGAT aaattttattattattatcattattgttattgataTTGCAGAAAAGCTTTTAGATATTATGGCCAATTATGATGGTTCTGTGTATGACCGACCCATGTCCAATGAGAAATAA